The genome window GTTTTATTGAAATCACAAATCACCAACTCAATGAGACATGACCATGCATCACTCAGTAAGTGTCTCTTGGAACAGAGATGTAGCAAACCTATTTTTTCAAGTTCTGAAAGTTCTCAAACCAGGGACCAAACACAGCAGAGGACAAGCAGAAAAATAATTACAGCATCAtggagggatatatatatatatatatatatatatatatataatattctgtgCTTTCAACAAAGCTTTGGGATCATCTATTAGCTCTTGGCAAAATGCTTcgaaaaagaaattattataaatataaatcataaaaaaatcaaaataacaaaaacaaaataaaacattaactgCTTTCTTTAGCAATAGAGAACTGACATAAGCAGGACATATTCTTACCCCCACGACAGTGAGTTGATCACGACAGATATCTCCAGTGCAAAACAAGTTTTTCTTCTCAGAGAGAGTTCTGCTCCTGAAGGGGGCCTGGTGCATGTTCAATTCAAACACAGTGCAGCACATCCCTGTGAAACCTTAACAAGGTCAAGTGGAGAACCCTCTACAAAAAAAGGGTACTGGCAGTTCCATCCAAAGAACATATGTCTAGGGGCAGAGCAACGACTCCAGGAAGAGGGCagtcttcccccctcctccctccctcccctccccgggGAGCTTTGTTCATTCTCATTTCTAAGTCTATAGCCCAAGGACACACATTCCACTTCTACCCTCTCTAAGGGAGTTGATGGGAACCTACTCTGTGATGAAACAGAGAAAGCTCTTGCCTATCCGAGCCCCTGAGGGGAGGGGACCTAGGTGTCAGTGACAACTTGGTTTGGCAAGGACAACTATCTTGTGTCTGCTCTGTTTTTGCTCCTCCAGGTTGAGTCAGGCCAGCTGATGGATTGCCTAGTCTATCCAATAGGATAACACTTTGTTGGACTGAAATtccttacatacacacatctatgtgTTCTGTTTGCAGAGTTTCACAACATGAAACTAAATTACAACACGGTGTGTTTTGACTGAGACCTCAGTTTGATTTTACTATGAAGAGTTGTTCTTTAAATGCTTGGTCTGAAGAGGTTTTACATGATATTCATAGATTTTCAGAGCAGGCCCCAGTTTTAACTGAAGTCCTGTCAACACGTCATTTCTCGTCATCAAGAGCAGGGATTTTCCATCAATTTCCtagaagggaaacagaggggaAAGCCAGTGTGTGAATAAGCCCAGGAGCTGTAGGGGATGAAGATAAAGGGATGGCTGAAGTCACATCATTTGTCCCTTCTCTAAAACTACCGTCGTGGTGTCAAAATGCAATCTTCTACCGCATCTTCCATTTTCTCAATCCGTTTTGAGATTAAGCAGTCTGTAGCCGATATTGTTTTCAAGACCCTATTACAAATCTTAAGAAACACATGGGCAAGTTTAAAACAGTTTACCCATCTCAGGGAGCAGAGGTTGCCTCTGAAAGGGATACAGACATGCTCCAactataaaatacattaaaagttGCTAGTTCCCTATATACGTTAAGTTTCAAAACCATTGTATAAATTACAACAGGCAGAGATTATCATTCTTAGTTTAGAGACAAAAAAAGGATATATCAAGAAGTCTTCAGGAAAGAGGGACGTGAGTCTCGAACTCTTGTCTGTCCACATCCTTCGTATACTTTCCTgctgtttccctctctccctgctcctctctCTACTGTTGGGGGTTGTTGGGGGAAACAAGGCTAAGTCAGCACTCTACCCCCAAACCCTTCTCCTAGCCCACCCCTACTTAATGCACAATTAAAGACCGTTACTGAGTCTTGTGCCTGACTGGAAGGCTTCTGGAAATCTTGCCGACTGCAGTGTTAGGGAGTGATAACTATGGCCCACCCAGAGGGAGAGTCTTTCTTCTGCTTACACCTCATTCTGAAAACCCCACTCTGCGAGCTGAGGTCCCCCACCATGCTTCCTCTCTCCAGATCAAGGGTGTGAGCACTAGGACCCAGCCAGCTGCCCGTCCCTTTCCGCTGGTGCTTTAGACTCCACCAGGCAGGTCCTTCTGTTATTGTGGGGACTACAAAGGGCAAGAATAAAATGGACTTCTGGGAAGAGAGATGAAGACTGTGAATGGAGAGGAGGCTTTGAATTTACAGAGTGGAAGCTTCATGTCGTCTGTGGACCTGCCTTTGTCACTGTTGGCTTTTGGAAGTTTCATGTCTCTTAAGGCAGAGATGGTCCTTAGGAGGCATGGGTCAGATGTGCTTGAGTTTTGTTCATAGTTTTACCTGAGTACTGGAGTGACCTGGGCTGAAGACGAAAGGACCCCCAAGTGGCTACGTAAAACTGTGACCCTGTTTACTCCTGCGCCTAGGGAGGCCATTGCTCCTAACTCTCATCCACCTTGTCCAGCTGTGGAGAAGATGTGTTGGATTCTAAGAGTGTGGAGAAATTGCACCAGGTCGAAGGCTGGAGAACCACTCACTCTGCagccctttcttctgtctcctgggagatGTGGGGACTCAGGGTTTCCATGAGGTGTTCATGCTCCCTGCTACATGTGCTCCTTCAGCTGAGTGACACCTGCCTGTCACTGACATACCTCAGGGGACATGTCAGTCACTGTCACCACACAAGAAGAGGGAACTGCTTCTTGTGGCACTACAGTGCTTTTCATTTGTATACTTTTCATTTGGGGGGacgtttatttttttctttattttccaggTACTAAACCAACTGCTGACATGTGAGAGACAGCTAGTGAGCAGGACAAAGCAGCTACTTCAGGGCAGAATTGACTATTACACACAGACCCAGGAATCGACTCTAATACTAAAGCTTGTACCTCACGCTGCAGTTGGTGGTTATGATTGCCCATCAATGAGATGTGCAAACGTTCCAGCCACCTGTTAGCTATTTTGAGGTGAACTTACTTGAGAAGAGTTGTTGTCCCTACTGAATCCCAGGAGCAGGGCAGAAGGTGCTACGTGACAGCAGCAGAACCCAGGACACTGTGTTCCCAAGGTGGAATCCATGACACTGTGTTCTCAAGGTGGAATCCACGACCCTGTGTTCCCACAGTGGAACCCAGGACATTGTGCAACCACAGCATTCTAAAGTTTGGTGGCCTTAGCGTTCATCTCAGCCTCTGCTCTGGATAAGGTACGCTCAACTGGGAACCCCTGTAGAGCTGAGCCTTACCTGCTAAGACACAACCCTCTGTTTTTCAAACAGACCCCTCTGTTTTCAGATCCTGTTTTCAGTTCTACACAAGCAGACTTCCTTCACTAACTGAAAGTAAATCGTGGACAGAAGAAACCAGTGATGGTCAAGCATCCTTCTGCGACTCGGAGTTCCTGCCCAGTGTGTCTGTGAAGTCTAGATTTTACTTGAGAAAAAATGTAAAGTCATGTTTTATGTTCCAATCTGATGTCTTTTCTGCTGTCCTGCAGGCATTACAGCTTACAGAGGAAGGGTATAGGAAGAATCCATCTGGATACGTCACTGTGTACGTGTTGAAACACATTGGCATCAACTCCCATGCTTTCCCTTTGACTCCCCAACTCTCACGGCTCAGACACGGAATGCAGTACTAGGTGCCTGTGAGCTTTGGGTCAGGCAGTTGGTCATCTGAATCCTATTACCACAACCTAGGGGACAGACAAGCACAGGGAATAGTTTAGCAGCAGGGGATTCCATTCAGTCTGAGCTATGTATTCACATGCATTCTGCACACTTATGCAGAGTGCATCCAACAGCCTGACACCCTCATTGTGGGTACTAAGAACATATGCCCTTTTCTGAATACGGTACCTAGCAACATGTGAGCAACCTTGGACCACCAGCTGCACATACGAGCCCCACTCCAAAGTAGGGGACATTTATCCTCCCCTTTGCAGATGAGAGGCACTGATAGAAAGCGGTGTGATCTGAGCCCAGGTCCGCTCTCAGCTTCTGCATCACTGCCAGGGGGATGTATTCCCACTCAGGGAGAGAAAATTCATCAAGACGAAAATTTCTAAGAACTGCATAAAACATGCGCCTCATCAAAATCACACATACGGGAAAGTCCCTTGATTAGAAGAGCTAATAATTTAACTTCCATAATAGACTGAAGTTGCCAATGAAGCCCACATTTTGCCAAGCAGCCATGACTGTGCTATAGCATCATCTGTAGCTTTAGGGAGGAATCTGCCCAGATCCCGGCAGTTCATTGCTAAGACTGAAGGGGTGAAATGTCACCAGCCGACTCCAGTTCAGAGGGACAAACCCAAAATTTTGAAAATGCGTCATGATTAAAGCGATTAAACAAAGAGATAATTAATTCACAGGCTGGGATTTCTGCGTTACTAGACAAGCATTTGCTAGTTTCATTGTGTTACAGGGACCCTGTCTTCATGTATAAGCAAACACCATATTCCTGTTGGGTCAGAAAGTTAAAGCATTTCTCTACTTTTAAAGTTCTAGCAAGTACTGGCTCATTCCAGCATAGAGAAGACAGGACTGGACTCCCGGTGGAGACAAGGGGGTCCCGGACTTACAAATCAAGGAGACAGAGTGGCCACTATTTCACTGGGTATTAGGCAGGGCCTAATAAGGAATCTCTTTAAGCCTCGTTTCCTCTCCTGTTAGATTGCACCTGGCTGGATTCAGAGAACATCTACTCAGTAGCCAACACAGGACATGCAGATTAACCCTTAACCCAGTacttctcactgtctctgtcagCATTAATCTACGTGGAGGACATGCCTCAAGTTGGACTTGATCATGATATGAACCATGGGAAACtcttgggaagagagagagagaaaacacaaaaaggctCAGGGAAAGAACAGGATCAGTCACCAAGAAGGCTGCTGTGTGGGAAACTACAAGGGAGGAGCACTGAGATTCTGCTCTGCACTGTGGTGTGGGACCCAGCCCCCACGCCCTGACTGAGGGAAGAAAGCTCAGCTTTGAGAAGACAGGCTGGAAGGTCAGCTCTGCTCCTCATGGGTTCTCTGTGTTAACATCTGACCCACCACTCCCCTCCACAGTGGAGAGAGCTTTGAGCTAACCAGCCCTCTGTCTATGCCATTCCCCTCAGATCTCTACCGTTTCTGATAGGTATCAAGACACACAAATCTCATTTATGATTCCTGGTGAAGAAGACAATGGCAGGTCCTTACCAACCACGTGAAGAATTGTGACGAAATAGCCGTTGTTCGTTCTCTATTTTCTTTGGTCCTCGAATGTTCTCTACAACTCTCTTTGTGACAACTCTCTCACCATTCACTGTCTTGCTACAAGTGGTGACCAGTCTGAACTTTCCCATTCCTTGGCTTACATATGGTACAAATGTTTCAGGGTCATCAGAATTAGATCTGGATCCTTGGGACACAAACGTAGAAAATCCTGTGTCCATGATGGAGGTGACAGtaaagaagggggaagaggttCTTCTCGACCCAGTCATGGGACCAGCGAACCAACAGTCTCCTGAAAAAAGGTCTTCATCTTCAGTGACCTTCTGGAAGGTGTGGCGTGGCCTCCGAGAGCATATTTTTTCTTCCCAATTGGTTTCATCTCTGCTGTTGTCTACTCTGATGGTCTCCCCATTGTCACGGCCGTCACCTCTGATTTCCCCTTTGTTTCGGTTCCATCGGGACCTGTCATAATCCTTTCGCTTCTTGGCATCAGATAAGATGTGATAGGCTTCTGCTACTTGTTTGAATTTCTCCTCAGCTGCTTCCTTGTCTCCCGGGTTCTTGTCTGGGTGTACCTGCAGAGCCAGCTGATGGAAAGCTCTCTTGATATCGGAGGACGACGCGTTCCGTGGCACCCCTAGTACTTTGTAATAGTTCACCATGTTTCTTCAAACAGCCTTGTCCCACTGAGATGCAGGGTTGAGATTTTGAAGAATTTCCATACAACTTCAGAAAGGAAGATGGTCAATTATTCACGTTTACAGTTTTGAATTTCCTCACATGGTTTTTGGGGTGAAGCCTCTTCTGGTGGAGAAATTCCTCTTCAGAGTGTTGAACCTTCACACGCTACCACACCCCTGTCCTGCCTTTGGTCATTGTGGGATGTGACTATGAGGTCATCACTTTAGCATCTCCCAGACTCTCAGCTGAGGTTCTGCCTGCCTTGTTTCCATAGTGGTGGGGAATCTGAGGTGGCCACTATAAAAACTGGAAAGACTTTCTCTGATTCAAAGATAAACGTGCTCACAATAAACAAACGCCCAGTGTCTTGTCAACAGAGAGAAGCCATTTGTGTAGCTTAAAAAGCATTcgccttgtttgtttttaacagccaCAAGCCAGCAGACCCAACATCCAGTTTGGGTTACTAAGGGAGCAAATGCTTTTAGTGCCCTCTTGCGTGTCACTGGGACTTGCCTTTGtggtatttaaaattattttattttactattttatgtgtctgtgtgttttgcctgcacgtatgtctgtgtactgcttGTGTGCAGTGCTGggtgccatgtgcatgcagtcTCTGCAGAGGCTacaagagggtgttggatcccctgcaactggagtccacacagttgtgagccatcatgcggGTGCggagatttgaacctgggtcctctggaagagcagtcagtgctctttattgctgagccagctcttcagcccctGCCCTTTGTCATTTATTATTCCCACTGTCACGATGGGGGTGATAGGTTGGGGGttgtcataatattttaaatcatatatacatttatgatgaaagaaaaaataaaattcgTTCATCAAGCAAGAAAACTGGATCAGAGGTGACTCTAGGTATGGCTGTCAACGGACACATTGTTAATGGGAACGGCTGCCCATTGAAGCTGGGCTGTCTGTACATGGAGCCAGAGAGCTGAGCCAAAGCATGTAGTCCTGGCCATGGATCCCATGTGATCAAAGAACACATTGTTAATGGAGACATCTAGGGAACCAAATCTGAAGTTGACTCCTCACTCAGTACATACTAATCTATCAGTGTGAACCTTTTGGAACTTTATTTCAGATTTTCAACTAAACTAAGTAGCAATATCAAAACcacaaatactattttaaaatggtGTTGGGCCTAGAAGGCAAGGGCATTCATCACCTGCCTTGGCTTCTTGTTGCTATAGCAAAATGCCCACGTGTATGATGTGTACTGCTTGGGTGCAGCGCTGTGTACCATTTGCATGCAGTCTCTGCAGAGGCTACAAGAGGCTacaaggagaaagggtttactcTGGCCCCTGTTCAAGGTGTCTGTCATGGTGGCTGAGTCAAGGCAGCAGACCTTGAAGTAGATGATCACATGGGATCCATGGCCAGGACTACATGCTTTGGCTTGGCTCCCTGGCTCAGTGGACAGACAGCCCAGCTTCATTGAATGGCTCTTCCCATGTCAGTTAATACAAACAAGAATAATTCCACGCAGGTAGGCACACACCAGACATGTCCTCCAGGAGATACTAGAGCACTAAGCATCTCCCTACGTGTTCCATAGAACACCTAACTTCACATTCCCCAGACTGCCTAGTTTGGTATAGCCTTCACTGGCTTATAGctaaggagaggggaggggcggaggggaggggggaaggtataCCTTTTGCAGGTAGACTATGTTGCCACCTGCTTGGGGccttgttgttcttccttcttccattagGGTCAGTGACCAGAGGATATTGAGAACTGCCACCAAGAATGACAAAGGCTCCACCCCCTGGGCTTTTGAAATACAGGGAAGCAAACATTTCTATCACTCTCCTCAGACTCTTGGTCTGAGGAAGAAATAAACTATGCTACCCGCCATGGTCTCACCTGTTTGCCACAGTGGTCTGTTTACGTTGAGAACCTACTCCTGACAAGCCAGCAACTCAACgagcccctccctgtctcctctccctcttacaAATCTACCTTTCATTTCTGCGCTCTGTTCTGCAGTGTTACAAGACCCTTCAGTCTTTCTATGTGAGGCCCCTGGTTGACaggggagccagtcttctcctaatcGTACCACACAGCCTGCAGACCAACCAACCATCTCCTTGTTCCCATGCCATGAGCACTCCAACCAGGAGGAGCCTGTGATTTTGTGTCTTTAACTCCTAATTCACGGCTGCTGACAATAATGGAACAAAACCCCAAAGATGACACAGCCCACTCTCACAACCATAGCTGGGTAGGTCCAGTATCTAGACCAGTATCTTTCTCCGTCTCTCTTCCATTCTCCTTGGCGGTCATTTTTAACTATCACTACtactgttttgtttctaattaaaaCTCTGTCCCCCTTTGATCTACGTGaaacgaacaagcaaacaaaaacagaaaacaaaaagagaagctGACAGGAATTTCTCTAAATGTCTCCCCCAAACACAGCACATTGGGTCCTCCAAGGAAATAATCCAAATGGCGGTTCATTAGTTAGGTCTAACTAAACTGGAAACTTGGACTCCAAGAAAATTTGTGGTATTGATTCAAAAGTCTGGAGACTGGAAAATGTTGAGGTAGAGGGTGGTTGAGTCCTGGTCAGCCTGAGGACTGAGAGCTGCTATGTATGTTTGGTGGCAGAAGGCAAACACCTCAGGTCACACAGGGGAGGTTCATCTTCCCCCATGTTCTAGTTTCcttcttgttgctatgataaaacattctgacaaAAAGTAACCGAGTTCAGGAAAGAATTTCTGTGTCGTACACTTCCAGGTCAAGGTCCATcgctgagggaagtcaaggctggAATCCAAGTCACGTAACTTGAAGCAGAAGCCTGGAGGAAGgctgcttgctgacttgctcACAGGCTCAGCTCAGACACTTCCCTGGGTACACCAGGACTACTGGTGCAACGACACTGCCCAGTGAACACACAGGTGAAGCCCTCCTAACACAGTTATCAAAGTAGACAGCCCCTCTCAGACACGCCCGCGGCCCAAGCTAATAAGGATAATTCCTCAGCTGAGACCCTTTCTTTCCGGCTGACCCCAGGCTATGTACAGTTGGTGGTTAAGTTAACCAGAATAAGTTAAGTTAACTAGGGTATTCTACCTCTGTTTTCTACTGGAGTCATCCATCATTGGCTGAGATGATGCCCGCCCACCCTGGTAAAACACCCTCGCAGATGCATCCAGACCATACTCCTGCACTGACTGTCTGGGCTTCCCTTAGTCTGGTCAAGCTCAGATAAACTTAATCATCACCTTTGTCTCCAGTGCAGCTTAAAGCGGCCTTGCCTTGAtcattttgtcatattttaaaaataaaatatttaaaagttttatcaaCTAACAACCGTTATATATTATGGTCAAGATTACattagaaatttttattataatgaaaattatatcaTAGGCTGGTGAGACCCCAAAACCATGATGAGCTTAGCATCATCCATAGAATTCATGTAAAGGTGGGTGGAGAGACTTGACTCCTTAATGTTATCatttggcctccacatacatgctctGAGGTATGTGTTCTACTAtaccatatatacatgtaattaataattataaacagtaaataaataatgtaattgtttaatttttaaattaagttttatatCATATAAACTATGCAGTATTAACCATTTCTAAGTATACAGTAATGGAATTATGCTTACCATGTTGCTCAGTGATGACTACTATTAACTtaaattattttgtcattttaataaACTTTACATTCATTACAGGTGACACAGCTCCTGGTGACCACTACCCTGCTTCTGTGTCTATGAGTGTCTATTTCAGATATGTCATATAACAATTATATAACAATTACTTAGCATGTTTTCAAAGTTCATCCCTGTTGGACTCCTTCTTTTTATGTCCATTTTATGCACACTCCACATCTTGTTGATCTATTTACTTGGTTGTGGCAGTTGGGTTCTTTCTGCCTGGTTATTGTGAAGGCTGCCTTATGGCCCTAGCACAAGTGTAGGCAGCTGAGCTTTCCCCTTCATTTTCGAAGAACTGCTGAGTCGTGGCAATTAATGCCTGTTTTCTGCTGAGTCATGCTAATTTACGCCTGACTTTCTGCAGAGCCACTGAGCAATTTTCTAGAGTGCTACACcattttatattgatattttcaGGACACAAAGCTCCAGTTTCCTCCAGTTTCTCCACAAGCAGGGTTAAGCTCCCTTCCCTGGGGGGGAGTTCTGCTTCATTTAACTGTTCACCACTTCCTGTCCTTTTAATTGGTTTAATTCTTTTGGGCACTTCCTGCATATCTGTCAGTCTGGACTTCCTGTCTTAGAAGAGAGCCCACATCCTCCATGACCTTCtggtgtctgtctctccctgcatTTGTTTGCCTTCCACTCACTCCTGTGTGACAAAGGCAAGgttctccaccctcctccccacctgcaCCACTGATGTTCCACTGGCCAACTTCCCATACCCCACTGGATATGACCTTTATGAGGTATTTTGAACTTGTTGATTAGTTCATTCTCCATAAAACCCAGCCCTTCAGAGATTTCTAGAAAACTTCTCACCACTAGTGTCCCCCTGTTTCTAAGGGTGTCTTCGCAACTGTTTCCCAAAGGTTCCACAACTTCTTAAGCAGTGCCACCAGCTTAGGTTCAagttttcaagtgtgtgtgtgtgggtggggggcggggggggctcTGTCCCAGTCATTACCCTTACCGACCGACCCCTCACTGTTGGATCGGAGCTCCTCAATGGATCCCAGGGCCTCCTTCTGCTAGGTGAACCAAGTTCCTCCCTGCACCCTGCTTGCTTTCCAGCCCCATTGCTCATCAATCCAGTCAATGCTCTCAATACAAGTGTCTTGGAGTTGCCAAGACAAGTGTTTCAGGACCCCATGTTTCTGTGTTAGGTCTTTCCACTGCATGGAATAGTCAGGGCTTTCTTCAGGAGGTTCTCCTAACAGTGATGATGGTAGGCAGCTTTATTAGTGCTGTTATTATTACTTTCAATGTTGTATCCTTTCTTAATGGAGATTGTTACAAAGACGGAAAtcactaaataagtaaatgttccATACTTGGCTCTCTTTCTGTTTTACACTTGGTTTGTCTCAAACAACTGATTTAGCTGCTTAGCTTAGtctatgaaagtaaaataaactctatagaaacaaaatattttaagtatttttcattACCAATTTTGCCTTCAATTAACTCCCTTTGGCTACGTTCTGTTAGCATTACTTATTTGcttgaattttaacttttttcttaatctttccaAACCACATCCCCTATATAGTCATTATACTATAGAATATTGTAAGCAATTCGGAGATCCCCCAACTGTTAAGAAACAGCAGGCATCAGCGCACCCTGGATATTTTCCCTGCTAGTAGTACAAAATGCTGACCAGGTAAATGAAGCACCCCTTCTTTTCCTCACCCCCCCAAAGTGTGAGGTTTTAATTGGCCCAATTTAGAGCTGAATTTGTCACTAAGCTAGAGAAAGTCATGTGACACTTGAACAATTTTGTACATAAGTTTGTCATAATTTTGTGACATATTTCATAGCAGGGCTCCAGTGCTGTAGAACCAGAAGCTCCACAAGAGCAGGGCCTGTCCCTGGTCTAATGAGAATCATGAATCTCGAGCCACCACAGTTGCCTGAGTTTGGGCACGGAGCTCACTGTTGTTCGCAGAGACTTCCCACCTAACTACCTGCATTTGAGACGTATATTTGGCAAAATGCAGCAACGCAAAGCTCTGTTTGTCATTATTAAAATGGTGCCTTCAGAATTTGTTCAACGATAGCAGCAATGAGCTAGGTGAAGACAAAGTCTAGTCTTCAGGTTTCAAATTATGTCTTATTATGCCAGACGGGCATTTCAAATGAGAAATCGTTCGTTCCTATGGCTGAGGGAAAGGTACTAGAGTGAAATTAATTTGCCACTTAGAGTTGCATGTTATTTTGTCATGATACTCTGAGGGGGAAAATGATTTCAGAGATACACAGTGTTCCAGAAATAAAATGACTGatgtcactcactcactcactcactcactcactcactcactcactcactcactcacaggaACGGGAACGCGGCATGGTTGAAACCACATGACAGTGACTGAATGTCAActctctgcctgtgtcttcctTCCACACTGTGAGTACAcctgagtcaggaggatggagAAAGTGAAGTGAAATAACTGCACAACCCTTGGGAGGACTACCTCTGTGACCTGGGATCAGATCCAGCTTGTGTGGTGAAGGGCTGTGGAGAATGCACTGTCAAGAGATGACCCTGCTTAAACCAGAACATGTTGCTTACTGCCGTCGGAGTCTCATACAGTGAATCCCACCGTATTGttctggggcagggggaggtgtTTTTGCTGAGATCAGGACCCATGTCCATGGGCAGACAgctgctatttttaaaatcatccaCTTAGAAAATCACTAATTCTCGTCACTTTCGTGTCTCACTCTATGCCTTGGCAAGCCTATTTCAGAAGGACCCATCTCAAGATGGTATCTTGGATTCAAAGTAGGAGCGTAGGCAATAGTCCACGGTTTAGCTCAACATTAACTATGTAGACATCTGAGTCCTATCTAAGCAAACATCCTAGGACCACCAAGTGACTATGAAGAAATTAGGAGACAATAAGCTAAGGGTAATGACTCCACTCATGGCTGTTGCTAAGATACTTGGGAAACTGGTCACTTTATCATAGAGTTTGTGGGAGGGTGGTGCTGGCGCTTGGCCATCCCTGCCTCCCACTTTTCCTAACCAATGCATCCTCCTGCAGACCCTT of Mus pahari chromosome 4, PAHARI_EIJ_v1.1, whole genome shotgun sequence contains these proteins:
- the Samd13 gene encoding sterile alpha motif domain-containing protein 13; translation: MENGRPPDPTDWAVMDVVNYFRTAGFEEQAGAFQEQEIDGKSLLLMTRNDVLTGLQLKLGPALKIYEYHVKPLQTKHLKNNSS